One Deltaproteobacteria bacterium genomic region harbors:
- a CDS encoding SRPBCC family protein — translation MAWAERSIEIDAGLERVWQVITDFEAYPEFLADMQEARIDSREGETGVRASFELQILKRIRYTLDFSLAPPERMDWTLVKGDFMKRNEGGWRLQALGEGRTRATYRIALALGAIVPESITNRLAAEQLPSTLEAFKRRIERAAT, via the coding sequence ATGGCATGGGCAGAGCGCAGCATCGAGATCGACGCCGGCCTCGAGAGGGTCTGGCAGGTCATCACCGACTTCGAGGCCTACCCCGAGTTCCTGGCCGACATGCAGGAGGCCCGGATCGACTCCCGCGAGGGTGAGACCGGCGTCCGGGCCAGCTTCGAGCTGCAGATCCTCAAGCGGATCCGCTACACCCTCGACTTCTCTCTCGCGCCACCCGAGCGGATGGACTGGACCCTCGTGAAGGGCGACTTCATGAAGCGCAACGAGGGGGGCTGGCGGCTCCAGGCCCTCGGCGAGGGCCGCACCCGGGCGACCTACCGGATCGCCCTGGCCCTCGGAGCGATCGTGCCCGAGTCGATCACCAACCGGCTGGCCGCCGAGCAGCTACCCTCGACCCTCGAGGCCTTCAAGCGGCGGATCGAGCGCGCCGCCACCTAG
- a CDS encoding N-acetylmuramoyl-L-alanine amidase, with protein sequence MRLRAAFLAILLLLALRPGVARASAEGEYQMVRDAYLGLKADEKRQRYRDSYLPILEGFERFEAEHRSHPRAPDALYNAGQLGWSLYKVSRLRSDLRRALDAFEALAERHPRSKLADDALCLMGEILLAHGGDASEAYLHFAAAAERYPKGDMAPTARAQVKALAAHAPKPAPKAPAAARAVAGKVELREVRTSTEEGTTRIVLHLSGPARFRQAEIPPDDAKERPARFYVDLQQTVLGEAAPAELEVEGDLVETVRAGQFSPDTVRVVLKGVRKEQARVFTLTEPDRVVIDLRAEGAPANLASREVRVEGDRASGVTLEQKLKAGPDIPLSVQAGLKVRRVVVDAGHGGKDHGAVGKGGLREKDVTLKVAKQVAQRLEKLGLEVVLTRDDDSFVALERRTAIANGEGADLFISIHANAHPRRDRRGVSTYYLDVSSDRYSVRLASLENETSERSISDLQLILADLAKRSNVEESATLARAVQRKTMSELSAKYSDVRNMGVKSALFYVLLGAKMPAVLVETSFISNPTEEKRLGTKAYQEELADGIVEGVKAFLEQRRTVALGLSPG encoded by the coding sequence ATGCGTCTCCGGGCGGCATTCCTGGCCATCCTCTTGCTCCTCGCGCTGCGCCCCGGCGTCGCCCGGGCGAGCGCGGAGGGCGAGTACCAGATGGTGCGTGACGCCTACCTCGGCCTGAAGGCCGACGAGAAGAGGCAGCGCTACCGGGACAGCTACCTGCCGATCCTCGAGGGCTTCGAGCGCTTCGAGGCCGAGCACCGCTCCCATCCCCGGGCCCCGGACGCCCTCTACAACGCCGGGCAGCTCGGCTGGTCCCTCTACAAGGTCTCCCGCCTGCGCTCGGATCTGCGCCGCGCCCTCGACGCCTTCGAGGCCCTCGCCGAGCGCCACCCGAGGAGCAAGCTGGCCGACGACGCCCTCTGCCTGATGGGCGAGATCCTGCTGGCCCACGGCGGCGACGCGAGCGAGGCCTACCTGCACTTCGCGGCGGCGGCCGAGCGCTACCCGAAGGGTGACATGGCACCGACGGCGCGGGCGCAGGTGAAGGCCCTCGCGGCCCACGCCCCGAAGCCGGCCCCGAAGGCGCCGGCGGCCGCGCGGGCGGTGGCGGGCAAGGTCGAGCTGCGGGAGGTGCGGACCTCCACCGAGGAGGGGACGACCCGGATCGTGCTCCACCTCTCGGGTCCGGCCCGCTTCCGTCAGGCCGAGATCCCTCCGGACGACGCGAAGGAGCGGCCGGCGCGCTTCTACGTCGATCTGCAGCAGACGGTGCTCGGCGAGGCGGCCCCCGCCGAGCTGGAGGTCGAGGGCGACCTCGTCGAGACGGTCCGCGCGGGCCAGTTCTCCCCCGACACCGTGCGGGTGGTGCTCAAGGGCGTGCGGAAGGAGCAGGCCCGGGTCTTCACCCTCACCGAGCCCGATCGGGTGGTGATCGATCTGCGCGCCGAGGGCGCCCCCGCCAACCTGGCGAGCCGCGAGGTGCGGGTCGAGGGCGATCGCGCCAGCGGCGTCACCCTGGAGCAGAAGCTGAAGGCCGGACCGGACATCCCCCTCTCGGTGCAGGCCGGGCTCAAGGTGCGGCGCGTCGTGGTCGACGCCGGGCACGGCGGCAAGGACCACGGAGCGGTGGGGAAGGGCGGCCTGCGAGAGAAGGACGTCACGCTGAAGGTGGCGAAGCAGGTGGCCCAGCGCCTGGAGAAGCTGGGCCTGGAGGTCGTCCTCACCCGGGACGACGACAGCTTCGTGGCCCTGGAGCGCCGCACCGCCATCGCCAACGGCGAGGGCGCCGATCTCTTCATCTCGATCCACGCCAACGCCCACCCCCGGCGGGACCGGCGGGGCGTCTCGACCTACTACCTGGACGTCTCCAGCGACCGCTACTCGGTGCGCCTCGCCTCCCTGGAGAACGAGACCTCCGAGCGCTCGATCTCGGACCTGCAGCTGATCCTGGCCGACCTGGCCAAGCGCTCGAACGTCGAGGAGTCGGCGACCCTGGCGCGCGCGGTGCAGCGCAAGACGATGAGCGAGCTCTCGGCGAAGTACTCGGACGTGCGCAACATGGGCGTGAAGTCGGCGCTCTTCTACGTCCTCCTCGGGGCGAAGATGCCGGCGGTGCTGGTCGAGACCAGCTTCATCTCCAACCCCACCGAGGAGAAGCGCCTGGGCACGAAGGCCTACCAGGAGGAGCTGGCCGACGGCATCGTCGAGGGGGTCAAGGCCTTCCTCGAGCAGCGCCGCACCGTGGCGCTCGGTCTCTCCCCGGGCTAA
- the glpX gene encoding class II fructose-bisphosphatase translates to MERNLALEVVRVTEAAALASARLMGRGDADACDSAAIGAVRKAFASVEIAGEVVIGESRGLVDGALSVGATLGEGVENGAPRMDVVIDALEGRRLCATGLPNAISVVALAPAGQFLRAPATYMEKIAVGPRARGAIDLSLPPIDNLRRIADAKGVYIDDLTVCILDRPRHEELVEQIRRAGARMRLIQDGDVAGAVATCTPHSGIDVLMGIGGAQEGIAAAAAVRCAGGDLQGRLLPHDEVTRAETDALGGLDRIYRVEELAGDNVVFAATGVTTGDLLRGVRFRARGASTHSVVMRLASGTVRFIETEHTFDREPFYG, encoded by the coding sequence ATGGAGAGGAATCTCGCACTGGAAGTCGTCCGGGTGACCGAGGCTGCCGCCCTGGCCTCCGCCCGCCTCATGGGCCGCGGCGACGCCGACGCCTGCGACTCCGCCGCCATCGGCGCGGTGCGCAAGGCCTTCGCCTCGGTCGAGATCGCCGGAGAGGTGGTCATCGGAGAGAGCCGGGGCCTCGTGGACGGCGCCCTCTCCGTCGGCGCCACGCTGGGCGAGGGCGTGGAGAACGGCGCGCCGCGGATGGACGTGGTGATCGACGCCCTCGAGGGCCGGCGCCTCTGCGCGACCGGCCTGCCGAACGCCATCTCGGTGGTGGCGCTGGCCCCGGCGGGGCAGTTCCTCCGGGCACCGGCCACCTACATGGAGAAGATCGCGGTCGGCCCCCGGGCGCGCGGCGCGATCGATCTCTCCCTCCCCCCGATCGACAACCTGCGGCGGATCGCCGACGCGAAGGGGGTCTACATCGACGACCTCACGGTCTGCATCCTCGACCGCCCGCGGCACGAGGAGCTGGTCGAGCAGATCCGGCGGGCCGGCGCCCGGATGCGCCTCATCCAGGACGGCGACGTGGCCGGGGCGGTGGCCACCTGCACCCCCCACTCGGGGATCGACGTGCTCATGGGGATCGGGGGCGCCCAGGAGGGGATCGCCGCCGCCGCCGCCGTCCGCTGCGCCGGGGGAGATCTGCAGGGGCGCCTGTTGCCTCACGACGAGGTGACCCGGGCGGAGACCGACGCCCTCGGGGGCCTCGATCGGATCTACCGCGTCGAGGAGCTGGCCGGCGACAACGTGGTCTTCGCCGCCACCGGCGTGACCACCGGCGACCTCCTCCGGGGCGTGCGCTTCCGGGCCCGGGGGGCCTCCACCCACTCGGTGGTCATGCGCCTGGCCTCCGGGACCGTCCGCTTCATCGAGACCGAGCACACCTTCGACCGCGAGCCCTTCTACGGGTAG
- a CDS encoding HTH domain-containing protein — protein MTYYEAALEVLRAAGEPMHFEAITAAALEKDLLSHTGRLPESVMRSRLAAMASREPPGELVATEAGIFGLASWGLTHVPEAVEEILSPDRGEGPPLRGPERNPMPLKEARLASEAERTGRWDTIEKQARARSRRRRRRAREGETQIEALVALVREVGGGPIDLLYIADAIPRQENLPEGFPTDIDGLRTLAAADTERALAAGLAGTFELEGDRITLRPPLNDAGPPEDPRPRRNEEQSRQAVRQLVPFLRKLHGDELEGVVRALGMRMGLEGFRTASRAADGSPLFTAKVAFGAARIRIAIRVDHGSGDLRVDDIEQLRAEQAGNGASIGVLVSRGKASSAARAQAEDASRPTVLILDGTALAELCLKLGVGVRYAYEERVTVDETALRLFRGDEE, from the coding sequence ATGACTTACTACGAAGCCGCTCTGGAAGTTCTACGTGCCGCCGGAGAGCCGATGCACTTCGAGGCCATCACTGCCGCGGCCCTCGAAAAGGACCTGCTCTCCCACACCGGGCGCCTGCCCGAATCCGTCATGCGATCGCGCCTGGCCGCCATGGCCTCGCGCGAGCCGCCGGGAGAGCTGGTGGCCACCGAGGCCGGCATCTTCGGGCTGGCCTCCTGGGGGCTCACCCACGTCCCCGAGGCCGTCGAGGAGATCCTCTCCCCCGATCGAGGGGAGGGGCCGCCCCTGCGCGGACCCGAGCGCAACCCCATGCCCCTGAAGGAGGCGCGGCTGGCCTCCGAGGCCGAGCGCACCGGACGCTGGGACACCATCGAGAAGCAGGCCCGCGCGCGCTCGCGCCGCCGGCGCCGCCGCGCACGGGAGGGCGAGACGCAGATCGAGGCGCTGGTCGCCCTGGTGCGCGAGGTCGGCGGAGGCCCGATCGATCTGCTCTACATCGCGGACGCGATCCCCCGGCAGGAGAACCTGCCCGAGGGCTTCCCGACCGACATCGATGGGCTGCGCACCCTGGCCGCTGCCGACACCGAGCGGGCCCTCGCGGCCGGCCTCGCCGGCACCTTCGAGCTCGAGGGCGATCGCATCACCCTGCGGCCGCCCCTCAACGACGCCGGTCCGCCGGAAGATCCGCGCCCCCGGCGCAACGAGGAGCAGAGCCGGCAGGCCGTCCGGCAGCTGGTGCCCTTCCTGCGCAAGCTCCACGGCGACGAGCTCGAGGGCGTGGTGCGGGCCCTCGGGATGCGGATGGGGCTCGAGGGCTTCAGGACCGCCTCCCGGGCCGCCGACGGCTCGCCCCTCTTCACCGCCAAGGTGGCCTTCGGCGCCGCGCGGATCCGGATCGCCATCCGGGTGGACCACGGCAGCGGCGACCTGCGGGTCGACGACATCGAGCAGCTGCGGGCGGAGCAGGCCGGCAACGGCGCCAGCATCGGGGTCCTGGTGAGCCGCGGCAAGGCGAGCTCCGCCGCGCGGGCGCAGGCCGAGGACGCCTCCCGCCCGACGGTGTTGATCCTGGACGGCACCGCCCTCGCCGAGCTCTGCCTGAAGCTCGGCGTCGGTGTCCGCTACGCCTACGAGGAGCGGGTCACGGTCGACGAGACCGCCCTGCGCCTCTTCCGGGGAGACGAGGAATGA
- a CDS encoding metallophosphoesterase family protein, with protein sequence MRIGIFSDVHGNLDALEAVLEAYSGLEIDRYICLGDVVGYGAQPDECCSRVREVAEVCVLGNHDAAVAGRMDYSYYYDAARHALDWCRNHLSEDNLNWLTSLPYQIRDEELGLCYTHGSPISPEEYAYVFALEQARELLPLRGQLSDVNFIGHSHLCKSFALGTDDAHDVVAQRFGVRKGYNYIITVGSVGQPRDYDNRACCGVFDTNARTFEYVRVEYDIEAAARKIFDAELALNFGKRLFLGI encoded by the coding sequence ATGCGGATCGGCATCTTCTCCGACGTACACGGCAACCTGGACGCCCTCGAGGCGGTCCTCGAGGCGTATTCGGGCCTCGAGATCGACCGCTACATCTGCCTGGGCGACGTGGTGGGCTACGGGGCGCAGCCGGACGAGTGCTGCAGCCGGGTGCGGGAGGTCGCGGAGGTCTGCGTCCTGGGCAACCACGACGCCGCGGTGGCCGGGAGGATGGACTACTCCTACTACTACGACGCCGCCCGCCACGCCCTCGACTGGTGCCGCAACCACCTCTCCGAGGACAACCTCAACTGGCTGACCTCCTTGCCCTACCAGATCCGGGACGAGGAGCTGGGCCTCTGCTACACCCACGGCAGCCCGATCTCTCCCGAGGAGTACGCCTACGTCTTCGCCCTGGAGCAGGCCCGGGAGCTCTTGCCCCTGCGTGGTCAGCTCTCGGACGTGAACTTCATCGGCCACTCCCACCTCTGCAAGTCCTTCGCCCTGGGGACGGATGACGCCCACGACGTGGTGGCCCAGCGCTTCGGCGTGCGCAAGGGCTACAACTACATCATCACGGTGGGCTCGGTGGGGCAGCCCCGGGACTACGACAACCGGGCCTGCTGCGGCGTCTTCGACACCAACGCCCGGACCTTCGAGTACGTCCGGGTCGAGTACGACATCGAGGCCGCCGCCCGGAAGATCTTCGACGCCGAGCTCGCCCTGAACTTCGGCAAGCGACTCTTCCTGGGGATCTAG
- the glnD gene encoding [protein-PII] uridylyltransferase, with the protein MDHGADFETLREALGHPDLSGEEAARAAADYLRRGQASIREAYAAGASGRTLLRLRTALIDRLLAAAWVRAGLEGPGKVLVAVGGYGRAELAPHSDVDFLVLLPEAEAEALGPAVERLLYLLWDGGLELGHSVRTLAECVSVADGDATARTALLECRHLAGDAEAYAVFEAAMLGEVHSQRVETYVKERLADWRARRERFGRTVYRLEPDLKLGRGGQRDLQTAMWIARVCHHVAGLSDLARHDLIEAVDRDSLASARDFLWRVRCGLHYRAGRRMDLLTFDAQEALALELGYQDETHQLAVEHFMRDTYLAAREVDRIARGIIERSTDALVPEAARPPREPLGPGLLRVGERLEFDREADVEHDPDLCLRAIAVADREALSLASRARDRLRTAARNIPEREWQQPARVALLRERVEAAEGAGTFLELLHETGLLAQLLPELGRVAGLWQHDLYHAYTVDVHSIFAATRYLRLRSGAREDARFGPLSRAVDRPFVLFLAVLLHDVGKGLGGGHSEKGAAMMPAVAARLGLAEREAADLEWLVRAHLLMSHLSQRRDLADPDLIDGFAAEVRNLSRLRMLTLLTHVDASTTGEAAWTEWKASLLWQLHERTAERLGAEEGGPELIDEARARLRAALGPGEAVEAFLASLPERYLLAVEPAAALRHRELLARLDEGEAAALELDADTGGRVETLTIAGRDREGLLADLSGLLAAHRRSILSAQVFSLDDGRVIDVFELEAHAPAPEPGLPGGVGPAVSADPLLPQELCRAVTEPGWGSEEARRRLSRSRLEQRPVPSVPVRIRVDNEVSSAHTVIDVFGPDRLGLLHAITAALHREGISVALARVATEAHRATDAFYVVAAGGRKITAPETIEALRKELAAAVRG; encoded by the coding sequence GTGGATCACGGCGCGGACTTCGAGACCCTGCGGGAGGCCCTCGGCCACCCCGACCTCTCCGGGGAGGAGGCGGCCCGGGCGGCGGCAGACTATCTCCGCCGCGGTCAGGCCAGCATCCGCGAGGCCTACGCCGCGGGCGCCAGCGGGCGAACCCTCCTGCGCCTGCGGACGGCGCTGATCGACCGGCTGCTGGCCGCCGCGTGGGTGCGCGCCGGGCTCGAGGGGCCGGGCAAGGTGCTGGTGGCGGTGGGCGGCTACGGTCGCGCCGAGCTGGCGCCCCACTCGGACGTGGACTTCCTGGTCCTCCTGCCCGAGGCCGAGGCCGAGGCGCTGGGGCCCGCGGTCGAGCGGCTGCTCTACCTGCTCTGGGACGGCGGGCTGGAGCTGGGGCACTCGGTGCGCACCCTGGCCGAGTGCGTGAGCGTGGCCGACGGCGACGCGACCGCGCGCACGGCGCTGCTCGAGTGCCGGCACCTGGCCGGTGACGCCGAGGCCTACGCGGTCTTCGAGGCGGCGATGCTCGGCGAGGTCCACAGCCAGCGGGTGGAGACCTACGTGAAGGAGCGGCTGGCCGACTGGCGCGCCCGGCGGGAGCGCTTCGGGCGGACCGTCTATCGCCTCGAGCCCGACCTCAAGCTGGGCCGGGGCGGCCAGCGCGATCTGCAGACCGCGATGTGGATCGCCCGGGTCTGCCACCACGTCGCCGGCCTCTCGGATCTCGCGCGCCACGATCTCATCGAGGCGGTCGACCGCGACAGCCTGGCCTCCGCCCGGGACTTCCTCTGGCGGGTGCGCTGCGGCCTCCACTACCGGGCCGGCCGCCGGATGGATCTGCTGACCTTCGACGCCCAGGAGGCGCTCGCCCTGGAGCTGGGGTACCAGGACGAGACCCACCAGCTCGCGGTCGAGCACTTCATGCGGGACACCTACCTCGCCGCCCGGGAGGTCGACCGCATCGCCCGCGGGATCATCGAGCGGAGCACCGACGCCCTGGTGCCCGAGGCCGCCCGCCCGCCCCGGGAGCCGCTGGGGCCGGGCCTCCTGCGGGTCGGCGAGCGGCTCGAGTTCGATCGCGAGGCGGACGTGGAGCACGACCCGGACCTCTGCCTCCGGGCCATCGCCGTGGCGGATCGCGAGGCGCTCAGCCTGGCGAGCCGGGCCCGGGACCGCCTGCGTACCGCCGCGCGCAACATCCCGGAGCGCGAGTGGCAGCAGCCGGCGCGGGTGGCCCTCCTGCGAGAGCGGGTCGAGGCAGCCGAGGGCGCCGGCACCTTCCTCGAGCTGCTCCACGAGACGGGGCTGCTCGCCCAGCTCCTGCCCGAGCTGGGGCGGGTGGCCGGCCTCTGGCAGCACGACCTCTACCACGCCTACACCGTGGACGTTCACTCGATCTTCGCCGCGACCCGCTACCTGCGCCTGCGCAGCGGCGCCCGGGAGGACGCGCGCTTCGGACCCCTCTCCCGCGCCGTCGACCGGCCCTTCGTCCTCTTCCTGGCCGTGCTCCTGCACGACGTGGGCAAGGGCCTGGGGGGAGGGCACTCGGAGAAGGGCGCGGCGATGATGCCCGCGGTCGCCGCCCGCCTGGGGCTGGCCGAGCGGGAGGCGGCCGACCTCGAGTGGCTGGTCCGGGCCCACCTCCTGATGAGCCACCTCTCCCAGCGGCGGGACCTGGCCGATCCGGATCTCATCGACGGCTTCGCCGCCGAGGTCCGGAACCTCTCCCGGCTGCGGATGCTCACGCTCCTGACCCACGTGGACGCCAGCACCACCGGCGAGGCCGCCTGGACCGAGTGGAAGGCCTCTCTCCTCTGGCAGCTCCACGAGCGCACGGCCGAGCGCCTCGGCGCCGAGGAGGGTGGCCCGGAGCTCATCGACGAGGCCCGGGCCCGGCTGCGGGCCGCCCTGGGCCCCGGGGAGGCGGTCGAGGCCTTCCTGGCGAGCTTGCCCGAGCGCTACCTCCTCGCGGTGGAGCCCGCGGCGGCCCTGCGGCACCGGGAGCTCCTGGCGCGCCTCGACGAGGGCGAGGCGGCGGCCCTGGAGCTCGACGCCGACACCGGGGGGAGGGTGGAGACCCTGACGATCGCCGGGCGGGACCGCGAGGGCCTCCTCGCCGATCTCTCCGGGCTTCTGGCCGCGCACCGGCGCTCGATCCTCTCGGCCCAGGTCTTCTCTCTCGACGACGGAAGGGTGATCGACGTCTTCGAGCTCGAGGCCCACGCGCCGGCGCCCGAGCCCGGCCTGCCCGGCGGGGTGGGGCCGGCGGTGAGCGCGGATCCCTTGCTGCCCCAGGAGCTGTGCCGGGCCGTCACCGAGCCCGGCTGGGGCAGCGAGGAGGCCCGGCGGCGCCTCTCGCGCTCCCGCCTCGAGCAGCGGCCGGTGCCCAGCGTGCCGGTCCGGATCCGGGTGGACAACGAGGTGAGCTCGGCCCACACCGTCATCGACGTCTTCGGTCCCGATCGCCTGGGGCTGCTCCACGCGATCACCGCCGCGCTCCACCGGGAGGGGATCTCGGTGGCGCTGGCGCGGGTGGCCACCGAGGCCCACCGCGCCACCGACGCCTTCTACGTCGTCGCCGCCGGAGGCCGGAAGATCACCGCCCCGGAGACCATCGAGGCCCTGCGCAAGGAGCTCGCCGCCGCCGTGCGCGGCTAG
- a CDS encoding thioesterase family protein, whose product MSAPSRVSHPIRVIYGDTDQMGVVYYANYFRFFEVGRNELCRAREIPYREVEAEGFILPVVEAQARYQEPARYDDLLRLDTWVSSVGRVQLRFDYELYRSADDTLLVSGHTVHACLGEGGRLRRLPDRLRAALLTARGE is encoded by the coding sequence ATGAGCGCCCCCTCCCGGGTGTCGCATCCGATCCGCGTGATCTACGGCGACACCGATCAGATGGGCGTCGTCTACTACGCGAACTACTTCCGCTTCTTCGAGGTGGGCCGCAACGAGCTCTGCCGCGCCCGGGAGATCCCCTACCGCGAGGTGGAGGCCGAGGGCTTCATCCTCCCGGTGGTCGAGGCGCAGGCGCGCTACCAGGAGCCCGCCCGCTACGACGATCTGCTCCGCCTCGACACCTGGGTCTCCAGCGTGGGCCGGGTGCAGCTGCGCTTCGACTACGAGCTCTACCGCAGCGCCGACGACACGCTCCTGGTCTCGGGCCACACGGTGCACGCCTGCCTGGGGGAGGGGGGGCGCCTGCGGCGCCTGCCCGACCGGCTGCGCGCGGCCCTCCTGACGGCCCGGGGAGAGTGA
- the eno gene encoding phosphopyruvate hydratase, translating into MTEIVDIRAREILDSRGNPTVEVEVLTAGGALGRAAVPSGASTGVHEALELRDKDPKRYLGKGVLQAVANVNDVIAPELLGHPCDEQLSLDRRLLELDGTPNKEKLGANALLGVSMAAARAGANLTGEPLYRYLGGATARTLPVPMMNVLNGGAHADNSVDFQEFMIMPWGAESFREGLRWGAEVFHTLKKVLAERKLATSVGDEGGFAPNLGSNEEALKLLVEAIEKAGYQPGEQIALALDVAASEFHQDGKYVLAGEGRTFEPSELVAFYQELCERYPIVSIEDGMDEDDWTGWAELTKAVGGSVQLVGDDLFVTQTARLKRGMEEGICNAILIKLNQVGTVSETIETVELGARNGYRSVVSHRSGETSDTFIADLAVGLQTGQIKTGSASRSDRIAKYNQLLRIEEALGAEARYLGKAALGR; encoded by the coding sequence GTGACCGAGATCGTCGACATCCGTGCTCGTGAGATCCTGGATTCCCGTGGAAACCCCACCGTCGAGGTGGAGGTGCTCACCGCCGGCGGCGCCCTCGGCCGGGCGGCCGTCCCCTCCGGAGCCTCGACCGGCGTCCACGAGGCCCTCGAGCTCCGCGACAAGGACCCGAAGCGCTACCTCGGCAAGGGCGTCCTGCAGGCCGTCGCCAACGTGAACGACGTCATCGCCCCCGAGCTCCTCGGGCACCCCTGCGACGAGCAGCTCTCCCTCGACCGGCGCCTCCTCGAGCTGGACGGCACGCCGAACAAGGAGAAGCTGGGGGCGAACGCCCTCCTGGGCGTCTCCATGGCCGCGGCCCGGGCCGGCGCCAACCTCACGGGCGAGCCCCTCTATCGCTACCTCGGCGGCGCCACCGCGCGGACCCTGCCGGTGCCGATGATGAACGTGCTCAACGGCGGGGCCCACGCCGACAACAGCGTGGACTTCCAGGAGTTCATGATCATGCCCTGGGGCGCCGAGAGCTTCCGGGAGGGCCTGCGCTGGGGCGCCGAGGTCTTCCACACCCTCAAGAAGGTCCTCGCCGAGCGGAAGCTCGCGACCTCGGTGGGTGACGAGGGTGGCTTCGCGCCGAACCTCGGCTCGAACGAGGAGGCCCTCAAGCTGCTGGTCGAGGCCATCGAGAAGGCGGGGTACCAGCCGGGCGAGCAGATCGCGCTGGCGCTGGACGTCGCCGCCTCCGAGTTCCACCAGGACGGCAAGTACGTGCTGGCGGGGGAGGGGCGCACCTTCGAGCCCTCCGAGCTGGTCGCCTTCTACCAGGAGCTCTGCGAGCGCTATCCCATCGTCTCCATCGAGGACGGGATGGACGAGGACGACTGGACGGGCTGGGCCGAGCTGACGAAGGCCGTGGGCGGCTCGGTGCAGCTGGTGGGCGACGACCTCTTCGTCACCCAGACCGCGCGCCTGAAGCGTGGCATGGAGGAGGGCATCTGCAACGCCATCCTCATCAAGCTCAACCAGGTGGGGACGGTCAGCGAGACCATCGAGACGGTGGAGCTCGGCGCCCGCAACGGCTACCGCTCGGTTGTCTCTCACCGCTCGGGCGAGACCTCCGACACCTTCATCGCCGACCTGGCGGTGGGTCTGCAGACCGGCCAGATCAAGACCGGCAGCGCCAGCCGCTCGGACCGCATCGCCAAGTACAACCAGCTGCTGCGCATCGAGGAGGCCCTCGGGGCCGAGGCGCGGTACCTGGGGAAGGCGGCGCTGGGACGCTGA
- a CDS encoding homoserine dehydrogenase — protein sequence MSEISIGLLGLGNVGSGVLHILRSHGAEIEARLGARPVIRKVLVRDAQRPRELELEGLELTTDLAAVLDDPRIQIVVEVMGGTDTAREAVLGALSRGKHVVTANKTLLAHHGDEIFALAREKALDVFYEAAVGGGLPVIRTLREGLASDRLEGITAILNGTTNYILDRMWNEDCALEEAIAGAQAAGYAEADPSSDVEGRDAAEKLALLAAIGFGVRVHPGDIPTVGITGIARADVQEARERRQMVKLLATATRGEDGRLALAVRPTLVPVRSPLAAVRGADNAVMLQAQALGSSLLVGAGAGSLPTGSAVVSDLVECARNLRLGTAGRVPARSVRDTEMQEARLLPPGEHRAAAYLHFEVEDRPGVLGSLATALGDAGVSLSAVEQSRHSPGDPRPVPVVVITHPCLEGDLARAISAIAALPFLAAPPRRLWILPEDEG from the coding sequence ATGAGCGAGATCTCCATCGGACTGCTCGGGCTCGGCAACGTCGGCTCGGGCGTCCTCCACATCCTGCGCTCCCACGGCGCCGAGATCGAGGCGCGCCTGGGAGCGCGGCCGGTCATCCGGAAGGTGCTGGTGCGAGACGCGCAGCGGCCCCGGGAGCTCGAGCTCGAGGGGCTGGAGCTCACCACCGACCTCGCCGCCGTCCTCGACGATCCCCGGATCCAGATCGTCGTCGAGGTGATGGGCGGCACCGACACGGCCCGGGAGGCCGTCCTCGGCGCCCTCTCCCGGGGCAAGCACGTGGTGACCGCCAACAAGACCCTGCTGGCTCACCACGGTGACGAGATCTTCGCGCTGGCCCGGGAGAAGGCCCTCGACGTCTTCTACGAGGCGGCGGTCGGCGGCGGCCTGCCGGTGATCCGCACCCTGCGGGAGGGGCTGGCCTCCGATCGCCTCGAGGGGATCACCGCCATCCTCAACGGCACGACCAACTACATCCTCGATCGGATGTGGAACGAGGACTGCGCGCTCGAGGAGGCCATCGCGGGGGCGCAGGCCGCCGGCTACGCCGAGGCCGACCCCAGCTCCGACGTCGAGGGGCGGGACGCGGCCGAGAAGCTGGCGCTCCTGGCCGCCATCGGCTTCGGGGTGCGGGTCCATCCGGGCGACATCCCCACCGTCGGCATCACCGGCATCGCCCGGGCCGACGTGCAGGAGGCCCGCGAGCGCCGGCAGATGGTGAAGCTGCTGGCCACCGCCACCCGGGGCGAGGACGGTCGGCTGGCCCTGGCGGTGCGCCCGACCCTGGTGCCGGTGCGCTCCCCCCTCGCCGCGGTGCGGGGGGCGGACAACGCGGTGATGCTGCAGGCCCAGGCCCTCGGGAGCAGCCTGCTGGTCGGCGCCGGCGCGGGCAGCCTGCCCACCGGCTCGGCGGTGGTGTCGGATCTCGTCGAGTGCGCCCGCAACCTCCGGCTGGGGACCGCCGGCCGCGTGCCGGCCCGCTCGGTGCGGGACACCGAGATGCAGGAGGCCCGCCTCCTGCCGCCCGGGGAGCACCGCGCCGCGGCCTACCTCCACTTCGAGGTCGAGGATCGCCCCGGGGTCCTCGGGAGCCTCGCCACGGCCCTGGGCGACGCCGGGGTCTCCCTCTCGGCGGTCGAGCAGTCGCGCCACTCCCCGGGCGACCCCCGCCCGGTGCCGGTGGTCGTGATCACCCACCCCTGCCTCGAGGGGGACCTGGCCCGCGCGATCTCGGCCATCGCCGCGCTGCCCTTCCTGGCGGCGCCGCCCCGGCGGCTCTGGATCCTCCCGGAGGACGAGGGATGA